Proteins from a single region of Acidianus ambivalens:
- a CDS encoding NRAMP family divalent metal transporter has product MMADMDASSIIGAAQTGALFKYGFIWIMLLLAIPLYIVQEVSGRIGIATGKGLGEVIRENYSKKLAILMALPMALTDAVTYAIEYLGIGIGLEVIGIPLILSIPLIYVVHIMIVTKRKYIQAERFLLLISAFLIISLFATLFLRGIKPYSPFYFSPSPQFLFLMAATVGAVVMPFMLFFQASATAIKLKELGYCKCKDTAIKHMRKETLLGAVFTEILMVVVEMAFAGINVDPSTFASPQELSSVLTPLAGSLSPVIFGLGLISAGFLALVVISLGSAWGVAEALNVKNVNIIYIAESIPAVVLTLLVPSANLVCIVLDLLVFFVYALIGPIIILGIISRNKKIMGEYASRGLSYFAYWISSIILLIIAIIASLSSI; this is encoded by the coding sequence ATGATGGCCGATATGGACGCAAGCAGCATAATAGGTGCAGCTCAGACTGGGGCATTGTTTAAGTACGGATTTATTTGGATAATGTTACTTTTAGCAATTCCTCTATATATTGTCCAAGAAGTCTCTGGAAGAATAGGCATAGCCACAGGAAAAGGGCTTGGAGAAGTAATTAGGGAAAATTATAGTAAAAAACTTGCTATTCTCATGGCATTGCCAATGGCTTTGACTGATGCAGTAACTTATGCAATAGAATACCTTGGAATAGGTATAGGCTTAGAGGTAATCGGAATTCCCTTAATTCTTTCAATTCCCTTAATTTACGTAGTTCACATCATGATTGTGACAAAGAGAAAATATATACAAGCCGAAAGGTTTCTACTACTGATTTCTGCTTTTCTCATCATAAGTTTGTTCGCAACGCTCTTCCTCAGAGGTATCAAGCCTTATTCTCCTTTCTACTTCTCGCCATCACCTCAATTCCTATTCTTAATGGCAGCTACAGTAGGAGCAGTCGTTATGCCATTCATGTTGTTTTTCCAAGCATCTGCAACTGCGATAAAGTTGAAGGAATTAGGGTATTGTAAATGTAAGGATACTGCAATAAAACACATGAGAAAAGAGACTTTACTAGGTGCAGTTTTTACTGAAATATTAATGGTAGTTGTTGAGATGGCATTCGCAGGAATAAACGTAGATCCTTCTACTTTTGCTTCGCCCCAAGAACTTTCGTCAGTATTAACTCCATTAGCCGGTAGTTTATCTCCAGTAATTTTTGGACTGGGTTTAATTTCCGCAGGATTTTTGGCCTTAGTAGTTATTTCTCTGGGAAGTGCTTGGGGCGTTGCAGAAGCCTTGAACGTAAAGAACGTAAATATTATTTATATAGCTGAAAGCATTCCGGCAGTTGTATTAACGTTATTAGTTCCTTCAGCAAATTTAGTTTGTATTGTTTTAGATCTCTTAGTCTTCTTTGTTTATGCGTTAATTGGTCCAATTATTATATTAGGAATAATAAGTAGGAATAAGAAGATAATGGGCGAATACGCATCTAGAGGTCTTTCTTACTTTGCTTATTGGATTTCTTCAATAATTCTCCTAATAATTGCTATAATTGCTTCTTTATCTTCGATCTGA
- a CDS encoding MFS transporter, which produces MADKNSPQQNKNIAAQLTARIDRLPVMVLPLSVVLSLAFGYFIALYDVIDVGIAFSATSLKYTGLTSTEASIVVSLGLFGYIPGALLLGYLGDRIGRKPMLMTTAMLTAIGSLGNAFSSNFVEFSIFRFITGMGIGGDLILVPTYLVEMVPAKNRAKYFNLVYIAGWAGLGLGPFMASYIDVANPAIGWRVIFLVGATLAFIVFAIRGHASETVRMLALKGKIEEAEKVVKDMEEKAMKKTGLTTLPEPIVYTFEHKKVDPFYVFKNPKYRVRVIAVMLSIFFFYFGEYPYLTEFLLWTSTVPSLSSLSNQITLYYGDAGIATFIGAILLRTVIDKVRRPILTTISYFVGMVLGVAIAVIGATSANLTMMLTGFILANLIGVGWGNQLNYLNGTENVPTYARATSFAFSDGVAHLGAAISTAIILSIIPVLGAVTTWIGFQIPMVIMGIILIFVLPNTIGKSLEEINEATAGV; this is translated from the coding sequence ATGGCTGATAAAAATTCCCCTCAGCAAAATAAAAACATTGCAGCTCAATTAACTGCAAGAATAGATAGACTTCCCGTAATGGTTTTACCTCTATCAGTAGTTTTATCTTTAGCCTTTGGTTATTTCATAGCATTATATGACGTAATAGATGTAGGAATAGCCTTTTCTGCAACGTCTTTAAAGTACACTGGATTAACTAGCACTGAGGCTTCAATAGTAGTATCCTTAGGATTATTTGGTTACATTCCCGGAGCCTTATTGCTAGGCTACCTAGGTGATAGGATAGGAAGAAAACCAATGCTAATGACTACTGCAATGCTAACTGCTATTGGTAGCTTAGGTAACGCATTCTCTAGTAACTTTGTAGAATTCTCTATATTTAGATTTATAACCGGAATGGGGATTGGAGGAGACCTAATACTAGTCCCTACATACCTTGTTGAGATGGTTCCTGCAAAGAATAGGGCAAAATACTTTAACCTAGTATATATTGCAGGTTGGGCAGGCTTAGGATTAGGTCCCTTCATGGCATCTTATATTGATGTCGCAAATCCAGCAATAGGTTGGAGAGTAATATTCTTAGTAGGAGCAACTTTAGCCTTCATAGTTTTCGCAATTAGAGGTCACGCAAGCGAGACTGTTAGAATGCTAGCGTTAAAAGGTAAGATAGAGGAGGCGGAGAAAGTTGTAAAGGATATGGAAGAGAAGGCAATGAAGAAGACAGGCCTTACTACATTACCAGAACCTATTGTTTACACTTTTGAGCATAAGAAAGTTGATCCATTCTACGTATTTAAGAATCCTAAATATAGAGTTAGAGTAATTGCTGTAATGCTTTCAATATTCTTCTTCTATTTCGGCGAATATCCTTACTTAACAGAATTCTTGTTATGGACTTCCACTGTACCTTCACTTAGCTCGCTTTCCAACCAAATAACGTTATACTATGGAGACGCAGGAATTGCAACCTTTATAGGAGCTATATTACTTAGGACAGTTATAGATAAGGTAAGGAGGCCAATACTCACTACAATTTCATATTTCGTCGGTATGGTTTTAGGTGTAGCTATAGCAGTAATAGGTGCTACTTCGGCTAATTTAACAATGATGTTAACAGGCTTCATTTTAGCTAATTTGATAGGTGTAGGGTGGGGTAATCAGTTAAATTACTTGAACGGTACTGAAAACGTTCCAACCTATGCCAGAGCAACATCCTTCGCCTTCTCCGACGGAGTTGCTCACTTAGGTGCTGCAATATCTACAGCAATTATACTTTCAATAATTCCTGTTCTAGGCGCAGTAACTACTTGGATAGGATTCCAAATTCCAATGGTTATAATGGGCATAATATTAATCTTCGTACTGCCTAATACTATAGG